One genomic segment of Epinephelus fuscoguttatus linkage group LG19, E.fuscoguttatus.final_Chr_v1 includes these proteins:
- the prl gene encoding prolactin, producing the protein MAQRHSDGNKLLMTVLYMVAACSAVPINDLLDRASQRSDRLHSLSTTLSHDLDFNFPPIGRMAMPRPSMCHTSSLQTPSDKEQALQVSESDLLSLARSLLQAWADPLVVLSTSANTLPHPAQSTISNKIQELQEHTKSLGDGLDVLSGKMGPAAQLISSLPYRGGNDIGQDRISKLVNFNFLLSCFRRDSHKIDSFLKVLRCRAAKLRPEMC; encoded by the exons atggCTCAAAGACACAGCGATGGAAACAAACTCCTCATGACGG TGTTGTACATGGTGGCAGCGTGCAGCGCCGTCCCCATCAACGACCTGCTCGACCGGGCCTCTCAGCGCTCCGACAGACTGCACTCCCTCAGCACGACTCTCAGCCACGACCTG GACTTTAATTTCCCTCCTATAGGCCGGATGGCTATGCCCCGCCCCTCAATGTGCCACACCTCCTCTCTGCAGACACCCAGTGACAAGGAACAAGCTCTACAAGTATCA GAGTCCGACCTGCTGTCATTGGCTCGCTCTCTGCTTCAGGCCTGGGCCGACCCCCTGGTCGTCCTGTCCACCTCTGCTAACACCCTGCCTCACCCGGCCCAGAGCACCATCTCCAACAAGATCCAGGAGCTGCAGGAGCACACCAAGAGCCTGGGAGACGGCCTGGATGTCCTGTCTGGAAAG ATGGGTCCAGCGGCTCAGCTCATCTCCTCACTGCCCTACAGAGGAGGCAACGACATCGGCCAGGACAGGATCTCCAAATTGGTCAACTTCAACTTCCTGTTGTCCTGCTTCCGCCGCGACTCGCACAAGATCGACAGCTTCCTGAAAGTCCTACGCTGCCGGGCAGCAAAACTGAGGCCAGAGATGTGCTAA